One Candidatus Roseilinea sp. genomic region harbors:
- a CDS encoding glyceraldehyde-3-phosphate dehydrogenase, producing the protein MSKTKIGINGFGRIGRQVLKALFEYHHGAFDVVAINDLLDAHTNAHLFKYDSNYGRFPGTVEVDGTDLIVNGDRIKVFAEKDPAAIPWGSVGADIVIESTGLFTDADKARAHLHSGAKKVIISAPAKKEDITIVMGVNHDKYDPAKHHVVSNASCTTNGLAPVAKVLFDRFGIEKGILTTIHSYTNSQRLLDVAAKDLRDARAAAMNIVPSETGAARAVGLVIPELQGKFSGMAFRVPTPTVSVVDFTAVLSRNVTKDEVNAAMKEYAEGPMKGILGYTDEPLVSMDLKGDTRSSIFSAMDTLVIGGNLVKVVAWYDNEWGYSCRVGDLAAYMASKM; encoded by the coding sequence GCGTTTGACGTCGTCGCCATCAACGACCTATTGGACGCCCATACCAATGCCCACCTCTTCAAATACGACTCGAACTACGGTCGCTTTCCAGGCACCGTGGAGGTGGACGGCACGGATCTGATCGTGAACGGCGATCGCATCAAGGTGTTCGCCGAGAAGGATCCGGCTGCCATTCCCTGGGGCAGCGTCGGGGCCGACATCGTGATCGAATCCACCGGTCTATTCACCGACGCCGACAAGGCCCGCGCGCACCTCCACAGCGGCGCGAAGAAAGTCATCATCAGCGCGCCGGCAAAGAAAGAGGACATCACTATCGTGATGGGCGTGAACCACGACAAATACGATCCGGCCAAGCACCACGTGGTGTCGAACGCCTCGTGCACGACCAACGGCTTGGCGCCGGTCGCCAAAGTACTGTTCGACCGGTTCGGCATCGAGAAAGGCATTCTCACCACCATCCACTCCTACACCAACTCGCAGCGCTTGCTCGACGTTGCCGCCAAAGACCTGCGCGACGCGCGCGCGGCGGCCATGAACATCGTGCCCAGCGAGACGGGCGCAGCCCGCGCAGTCGGCCTGGTCATCCCAGAGCTACAAGGCAAATTCAGCGGCATGGCCTTCCGCGTGCCCACGCCGACTGTGTCGGTGGTGGACTTCACCGCCGTGCTCAGCCGGAACGTCACCAAAGACGAGGTGAACGCAGCAATGAAAGAATACGCCGAAGGGCCGATGAAAGGCATCCTCGGCTACACCGATGAGCCGCTGGTCTCGATGGACCTCAAGGGCGACACGCGCTCCTCCATTTTTAGCGCGATGGACACGCTCGTCATCGGCGGCAACCTGGTGAAAGTCGTCGCCTGGTACGACAACGAATGGGGCTACTCGTGCCGCGTCGGCGATCTGGCCGCGTATATGGCGTCCAAGATGTAA
- a CDS encoding serine protease inhibitor, which produces MVVGAWCLVAGCATAPPIAPTREAPTMAPSEPAPPAATKSQPTDGHTQPRMNTIRPEFTQATTTFALDLFRRVARQDADKNVFISPANVAIALAMTANGARGETLQAMLAAMGSTGATLDALNADYAALQALLQRDDPGLLLTIANSLWARAGVPFNADFLQRTRRFYAADIRELDFTQPDAPGVINDWVRDKTNGKIPNLVDDIPPDAVLFLISAIYFNGAWQTPFNAELTQDLPFNLLDGSQKQTPTMFRSGTFEYLKGSDFQAVRLPYTGDTLRMVVFLPDEGRTLAEFEPMLTSENWATWRTQFAPKQGELFLPRFKATYNIALNDTLQAMGMAAAFDPSQADFSGMRPIPPTIFISSVRHLAYVEVNEAGTEAAAATSVQAGITSAGPIEDTFTMRVDRPFCFVIEDSATGSLIFIGAIVEP; this is translated from the coding sequence GTGGTGGTCGGGGCATGGTGCCTGGTCGCCGGCTGCGCCACCGCCCCGCCCATCGCGCCAACGCGCGAAGCGCCGACGATGGCGCCGAGCGAACCCGCGCCCCCCGCGGCAACCAAAAGCCAGCCCACCGATGGCCACACCCAACCGCGCATGAACACCATCCGTCCAGAATTCACGCAGGCAACCACGACGTTTGCGCTGGACTTATTTCGGCGAGTCGCCCGGCAGGATGCCGACAAGAACGTCTTCATCTCGCCGGCCAATGTCGCCATCGCCTTGGCGATGACGGCAAACGGCGCGCGCGGCGAGACGCTGCAGGCCATGCTCGCCGCGATGGGAAGCACAGGCGCCACGCTGGACGCGCTGAACGCTGATTACGCCGCACTGCAGGCGTTGCTCCAGCGCGACGATCCAGGCCTGCTCCTGACCATCGCCAACTCGCTCTGGGCGCGGGCCGGCGTTCCCTTCAACGCAGACTTCCTGCAACGCACGCGCCGCTTCTACGCCGCCGACATCCGCGAGCTGGATTTCACACAACCCGACGCTCCAGGCGTGATCAACGACTGGGTGCGTGACAAGACCAACGGCAAGATTCCAAACCTAGTGGATGACATCCCACCAGATGCCGTGCTGTTCCTCATCAGCGCCATCTACTTCAACGGCGCCTGGCAGACGCCTTTCAACGCAGAACTGACCCAGGATTTGCCCTTCAACCTGCTCGATGGATCGCAGAAGCAAACGCCGACCATGTTTCGATCCGGCACCTTCGAATACCTGAAGGGCAGTGATTTTCAGGCGGTGCGCCTGCCATACACAGGCGATACGCTTCGGATGGTCGTTTTCCTGCCCGATGAAGGCCGCACGCTGGCCGAGTTCGAACCCATGCTCACGAGTGAGAATTGGGCGACCTGGCGCACGCAGTTCGCTCCTAAGCAAGGGGAACTGTTCCTTCCCCGCTTTAAGGCGACGTATAACATCGCGCTGAACGACACATTGCAAGCGATGGGCATGGCAGCCGCCTTTGACCCCAGCCAGGCGGATTTCTCCGGCATGCGGCCGATTCCTCCCACCATCTTCATCAGCAGTGTGCGACACCTGGCCTATGTAGAAGTGAACGAAGCCGGCACCGAGGCCGCAGCAGCGACGTCCGTTCAGGCGGGGATCACTTCAGCAGGGCCGATCGAGGACACATTCACCATGCGCGTGGACCGGCCTTTCTGCTTTGTGATCGAGGACAGCGCCACGGGCAGCCTGATATTCATCGGCGCGATCGTTGAGCCTTGA
- a CDS encoding type 11 methyltransferase has protein sequence MRNAFAQPQGYDFLWNQLVELPYFRALLRAVESRFYQELPVVEPVLDLGSGDGSFAAHTFSRPLDVGLDPWRGPLWESRMRQAHRLLTLADGAHMPFADGAFRTIVSNSVLEHIPDLDPVLAECYRVLQPGGHLLFCSPSDHFTDWLVGAVIAGDAYRRFFNRISRHHHCDSPAVWRERLRRAGFTVERMWYYFSPRALRALELGHYFGLPNLLSKKLTGRWVLFPSVKNPLLRMLDRSLRPLYDEPLPEIGAYLFGVARKG, from the coding sequence ATGAGGAACGCTTTCGCGCAGCCGCAGGGGTATGACTTCCTGTGGAACCAGCTCGTCGAACTGCCCTATTTCCGCGCCCTGCTGCGCGCGGTGGAATCCCGGTTCTATCAGGAACTTCCGGTCGTCGAACCGGTGCTCGATCTAGGGTCGGGCGATGGCAGTTTCGCTGCGCATACCTTCTCCCGGCCCCTGGATGTTGGTCTCGATCCATGGCGCGGCCCGTTGTGGGAGTCGCGCATGCGCCAGGCCCATCGACTGCTCACGCTGGCCGACGGCGCGCATATGCCCTTTGCCGATGGCGCCTTTCGGACCATCGTGAGCAACTCGGTTTTGGAGCACATTCCCGATCTCGATCCCGTGCTCGCCGAGTGCTATCGCGTCTTGCAACCCGGCGGGCATCTGCTCTTCTGCTCGCCTTCCGATCATTTTACGGATTGGTTGGTTGGCGCCGTAATTGCCGGCGATGCCTATCGCCGGTTCTTCAATCGCATCTCGCGCCACCATCACTGCGACAGCCCGGCGGTGTGGCGTGAACGCCTGAGGCGCGCCGGGTTCACCGTCGAGCGCATGTGGTACTACTTCTCCCCCCGCGCGCTGCGCGCGCTCGAGCTGGGCCACTACTTCGGGCTGCCGAATCTCCTCTCTAAGAAATTGACCGGCCGGTGGGTGCTCTTCCCCAGCGTGAAGAATCCTTTACTCAGGATGTTAGACCGCTCCCTGAGGCCGTTATACGACGAACCGCTGCCTGAGATAGGCGCCTACCTCTTCGGCGTGGCTCGCAAGGGATGA